The genomic region ACTGGAAAGATACTGCAAATGTGCCGACTGAGGAAACAGCAACCGGGAAGAGACTTCAACCGTGCCGCAAGCAACGAACCCTCGCGCCAGGAGGATGTGTTAAATGCCAGCCGGGATTCTTCCTCCTGGGAGGACCACGGTTGGGCCCGTCGATTGGCTTTTCCGGCCATTCACATTTTGTAGCACACAATTGCCACCCCGCCATCGGGCCCGCGAAAGGAGGAAGCGGGCGGTAACCCTAGGGCCGTTCTCGTTGAACCGGTTCTCTGGTCAGAGaacgaaataaatcaaaccgaaGGCGTGGGGGGAAGTTTGGTGACCTGTACTCATAATGGTTCGTTCTGCAACAATCTAAAACGATTGCTTGAATAAATCATCGACGAATGAACCTTCTTGCGCAGAATCtttaaatgaaaatctttCAGTTGGTTGCTGAACGAAGATCGTGGTTCTCAAAATCATAAACTTGTACAACATTTGACGAAACACAGGACTGAATAATATATTTATTGCTGCTTTCTCTTCGGGTTCTTCATTCTACCCAGCAGAACGCCACACCTACGCCACAAATCTCTTAACCACTCCTCCCATCAATCATGTTTCCATATTCGCGCCATATTACCCGACATAACTGTTTCTGGCACCCACCGGACTTTGACGCACTTTGCCAAACTCCCTTGCAACAACAAATTGGGTCCGCCAGCCTTCGAGCAGTTCGTCGTGGCCATTGTCGCGACCCAATATCGTTCACCAAAAAGGTTCAAGTTCAGGCCAACGCAAAGAACCCCCAACTGGTGCAGCTGACCATTCTCACCGCAAAGGACGGGTGTGCGTAATTGGACGTCGCTTTTCCGACCGAAATCGGAAGTAGGAAGTTGGCAAAGTTCCGGGCCATTGTGCTAAAATGGTTCCCGGTTGTGGTTGGTGCGggggaaaatatgaaacaattcCTATGACGGgaaaaaaaccagaaaaaaagatGAGCCATTAATTCAACCTCCTACAAATGACAATGGACCGGTCGAAAGAGCAACGAACGGTCCGGTACCACTGGCCAACGACGGTATTGCCGGATCAATGAGGCGAGCTTAGAAAGGAAGTAAGGGTTTAACCGGTGCGTACCGCCGCAACAGTTTGCAGCTCGTTAGGTCTGTGGCCATTGCGTGGGATTTTGGTTGAAGATAAATCGAATTCATCTGGCTAATGCTGGAGGTGTCTTTGGCGGATTATGACGTTGGTCGCTGAGTCATACCGACGCTATGATGCCCTATGAAACAAGAAGGTAATCCTTAAAGATTAAAGTTGCACCCTGATTAAGCGGAAATTCCGTTGAGAGATGGTAGTAGGGACTTTTTTATCCACTTCTTAAGCGATACATGACCTTACATGGATATCTGGCAAAATAAAAGGTCCAAAGTGATTCAACCAACACTCGACATTCCATCGACTTCACCGTTACTGGCACGATGAAATCAACACTTCAGTTTCTTCGTAGCTTCGTTTTTAATGCAATCATGTTATTCTTTTTCGGAAACATGGCAAACactgttgctgttttttttttttcttcaaatcattcGTCTTGCCACCAACAAATCGCCAAAAGGTGTGGCAAACGAGGCGCTGCTAGATGCGATTCGGGTGTGTACAATCTAAACCTGGTCCATTTTTGTGTATATTATTTTTACGACCTCCATTAGCTGGCAGATTTTAATCTCGACTGCGCCGTAGTCGGTTTATTCGCGCAATGATATTTTGAAAGTCAACGTGGATCAAACAGAGTAACATTACATCTGGTCAGCATACTGGCTTAGAACTCGGGAGACTATAATGATGGCTTGAACCGCAAACCTTTCCGAAAGGCAAAAAAACACCgtcgttcttttttattttcgtcacAAAAAACAAGATCAACCGGTTAGAGGTATGTTTGTCTGCAGGAAGTGGTGGAACCCTACGCTTCGGCTGTGAAAACCCTCGCACCCCCCGTCCCCAGCCAGGTGATACATATGATAAAGTGTATTATTAACGTGACGCTTAGACCCACCGTAACCTTGACGGGCCCGTAAGGGAAACCTGTATCCCGCCCAAAAAGCCCGACGCCCGTCTCAAATATCaccgttttcttctttcttacAGTCCTTTTCGCCAGTCCTAAGCCACGTTCGATCGTGGTGTGGGATTCTCAAATGTCACTAGTCTGACCACTTCTCATGAAGAAGTTAGATGAAGATTTTGTGTCTCTCCCtcgttaacatttttttttcagctgAATGAGCTGAACttttgcgaaacaaaaacatcaccgAACAGCATCGGATAGTAAAATCGCCGACCTGCCTTTACTAACCTTTTTCCTTCTCAATCTTCTTGTTCCTTTACAGAGGCTTAAGCCGAGAAGATGTCTGCTATCAGACATCGACCTCTGGCAAATGGCCCCAACGAGAGCGACGACAACTTTTCCGATGACGAGAGCACACCGCTGACGCACGACATCTATGGAGGAAGGTAAGTCGATTGGAAAGTAAAAGTGCAGCAAATGTTGTATAAAATCGTTCATTCTGTTctaaacaaaattttgaatGATTCATTCCCAACAATACAATGAAGAGCGGGTTCAATCGGAGCACAATTGAAGCTAGCGAGTCACGGTTCCGTAATTCACAACCCTCTCCAAGACGTGTCCATTGCAATAAAAGCCAGCATAATAAGACATTTTAGAAAGAAGGGTTTCTCGCTTATCCCACTGTTGAAGTCTTTTGATACCAACGCATCGCTCGCTTCTACGTGGTGGCGCAAAAAGAGAACGTTGCAAtggaagtgaaaaataaaacatagttCGTTAGGGTAATGGCGTTGCGTGCCAGCTTTCTCCTCCTTTCGAGAGACACTAAGTGTGCAGCCCTTTGCCACCGCCATCTCCGCCGCCTCCGCCTCCGTTCCGTTCCTCGCCTGCCGAAGAAAGACTCCGATAGCCACGGAATTTGCCAGCCGCCATGAACCATGAATAATGAATTCGaccttgtttgtttgattgttgcttttgtttttcttcgataaCTTCACCACCGCGGATTCGATGTCGCCCGGGGGTTGCCTGGTGCGCCTTTAATGTATGCGTGATGCCCACTTAGCATAAGTGACCACCGAACCGGGTGGTGTGGGGGTGATCAGTGTGGTTTATTCGGTGGAAAGAAGGcttataagaaagaaaaacgtctCACAAAACTGCCAGAAATGCATGGCAATTTTTAAAGTGTGTCACAACCCGGATCTTTAGCACTTTCCCAAGCATGTGGCACGAACCTAGAACAGCAAGATTCGATAACGAACGATCGGTTAAATTAGCATCCAAtcgcaagaaaaacaaccaacaatcAGCGTTCTCCGTGGCAGAACCTTGGCTAGCGTGTTGAGGaagttttatctttttatcaaacaacaaCCCTGTGAAGATGCAGTACAATCATATCGGTTGCTTTAAATTACCGCAATCTGCATTGTGTGCCTTTGTCTGAGGCGGTCTCTTCCAAAcagttttggttgttttggtaAGCAAAAACTACAAACTTTGGCTCAAGAACTCAATCCAGCCACCGGATCGATATCTAGGTGGCTTTGAACATCAACAATTATGCAGCTGATGGAATGCATCACCCCACGCCGTACTCCGCCGCACCACCGCATCACCtgcgtcatcatcatcagcatcatcattggCCCCAGACGTCATTCTTCGGTGCGAGAGTTGCAGCTCGGGTCGAAACATGCTGAATTGTGTCTGAGGAAAGATCTGCCGAGCCGTAGGGACGCCACCGCTGCCACTGCAACATTATGCAACAACGTGCGATTGCTCCGAGAAGTGTTACACCACTTGAGAGTCGCCACCATCACTAGCACAGCGCGGCTCACAGCCGTATCGTTGGGCCTCCAAAAAGGGTGCAGgggtggaggggggaggaCGCGGCCAAAAACAATATTACACTAGCACCAGTGTGTGCCGAGCATGGACGtggatcagatgatgctccATCTTCTTGGTGGGGCACAAATGTtcggacacacacaccaaccaacCGTGCcagtgtcgtcgtcgtcgtcggtatGTTTTGCACAGCTCAACCACCGCCTCACGAAACTCACGGTCGCACGAGTCGTCTTTACCGAACAAAAAGCACCACAATCAAATCTGTGACGAAGGGAATGGCATTTGGTTGGcacattttttcttcctcggaAGCTGCTAGCGTAAAGTGATCTTATttgctggtgtgtgtgtttagcaTAAACGGttgtaaacaaattgttcAACTTTACTACAGCCAGGGAGTTTGGCCGTTAGCTTGCCAACATAATTGTCGTTCGTCTGGGAACGGCGGTGGCCAGCATGCATGAGAcatgcttttttttacctATATTTACCTATTTTTACCTCTATCATAAACATCGTTAGAAATAAGAGTAGTTattcaaaaaataatttttgtttttctggtaTTTTGTAAAGCCGAAACACCACCGAATGAAATGATTTCTTCATTGGATAAACAACACCGAAATTGGTTTTTCGGAAAATTGCGCCAAGCTTTTTTGCGTCCACTAGGTATGACTCTTTCATCAACGAGGAAAGGTTCAACGGTGTTACCGAAATCTGCACCACAAAATATCTGATGCTGTACGTAATTCAATCAATCCAACAATTTTCACACTCCAGTGAGGTGTTCACGCGGCGTAAAATCCGATCAAGGCACACACATTTCCCTTCACCTCATTCCGTTCCACCAGAACTGAATCGCCTTTGGGGCCGGTAAGGGTTTCCATCCACAAACTATTTCGCTAACTTCCCTGAACTTCCCTGGCAAAAATATTGGCCAGCGGAAACGTCTCGGCGGATCACTTTCACTAGCATAACGAACACTCGCGCATTGCTGCAAATGCATCGAATTTGCGTTACGTTAGTTCGTCCGGCGCAGCAGGGCCTTTACATTTGTCTGGGCAACTGTTACACGTTACGAAATTAATCGAAAATCTAAACCACCCGCTTCATTCGATCGCTCCTGTAACGTCGATTTTTCCGCACCCTAACTTAATTGACACGAGCAAAGTGGGCTCCATTCAATTTGGTTCGGTTGAGATGCATTTTGGCGCAACAGCAAGTGATTCGAGGAAAACACCCCCACTGCTTTGGGGGTTGATCAATGGAACCTTTTTATTAGCCACCTGCAAAGCGAAGGTTTTCCTACCTTCCTTGGATACGTTTTTCGAAAGGTTTTGAAagaatgcaataaaaataatttagctACCCAAACGATCGTTGGCTTAGCGTTTGGGAAGGTGGTAATAAAATATTCGAATGTGTCCGGTTCGTCACCGGCGTGGAACCGACCGGTGGAAAATGCGGCACCTACGCAATATGCATTTCGTTCGGTTCATAAATTTTCCCTCACCACCTGCCCCTTAACATTCCCAACGAGGATATGTGTAGAACTGCCGTGGTCCGTCACTTCCGTCGAGGCTTGATTTTTGCTccttcgaaacgaaaaattacTAAGATCGCTAGAAATCCATCCTCCCCAGCTTCGGAACACGGTGTTGCGTGAGCCGGGAAAGCATGGAATGCCGATGGCTTCCACCAGGCAGATCCGCCCAATTGGCGGAGAAATCGCCCAGACAGCACTTCGGCCCTGGAGTGAGCGACCGAAACCGTATGCGCTGGCAACGCGGTGGGTTGGTGATTGCTGGCATGATTCCCCGGAACATGATCCCTCCGCAGAttggcgtgcgtgcgtgccatGCACGAGTGCATGTCTGTATGTTTGGaggatgttttgttgttgtatcgtttttttttgttccacccCTTCTATTCCGATGGTCCATCTTAAACGAGGCGCCGTCAATCAGCATGGTTTCCATCGGACGTCGTCATAACCGCGGTTCCACCTGGCCACTCTCACTGTCGACGCACGTGTTGGGAAGGAAAGCCCCAAACGAGGTGGAGCAGTGAGAGGACCCGCCGTAGTAgctggtgtttttttctatttcgattttatttttctaactttGTAGTGTTTTGTTGCGTTTACCTAttggttgttctttttttattttcctccgtcGGCTCAGTTTTGGTCACTCAACGAAACGGTGGTCCGGCCGATCGATCGAGACGGTTTGGGTGGTGGCGTGCTTGACCAATCAGCACCCCAGTGCCAAACGGGGAAGAGCggagaaaaaagttaaataaaaacggACCGCGCAAACTGAACGCGATCGAACGAAAGACGCGCTCAGTCCGGCTCATCCACTGGCATCGGAAGCACCCAAGGTGCCCTTCGGTCCGCGAATTCGATTGTCCGAGTTATTTTCGGTGGTAGTTTAGTGTTTGCCAACACCCGAAAGTAACGTACATGTGAATGGAAGAGCCTTTTGCATCCACTTTAAGGATCGTttagtgaaaatttaaaaaaaaactgttgggGTGTTCTTCCTAGCGTTGAGTTGAGAAATCAAGAAATATCCCTTATCCAGAAAAGAGTAAAAGGAATTGATAGTATAAAGGCATAGGCAAAGCAAGTAAAGTGAAGTGAAACACGTTTCCGCATGGCATCCTCGCAAACGTAGAAACGACCCGCGCCAGGATGTACCGAAAAGTGAGCAATGCGGCTACAACAGGCACTGCAGCCACCCCCAAGAACAACGGGTCGGCCATGCACGGTGTCGCCCTGCCCGGAGTGCCGAAGCCACCAGTCCCTCAACGGAACGGTGGCGAGGCGAACAACTACATCAGCTACCAGAGCCATCACTACTGTCGCGTtgcaaacgacgacgacgaggaggagtaTCTTATGTACGCACGGTGAACATGTTCTTTAGGTCCTTCGGATTATTTAGCTTAAAATTTCCAGACGTTCAGTGTTGTGCCGTATCGTCGCTTGGGTTGTGTTTTCTCTAAACAGTACAATGTACAACTAGACGGTACATTTCGTGCGCAACTTTCACTCCTTTTCACACCCGTAGCTGCCGTGAAACCGTGTCCGCCAGGCGCAACCATTGTGCTTATGCGTAACGTTGTAAATGAAAGTGATTTACAGTATCATGCGCACGCGTGCGTGGTGATGGACAGGTCACCTCTTGGAGCGTGCAAGTTGTAGTGgataaaaacaacaatgttAGGCCAAAACGTCAATCAACTCTGATAGGCGCCTTGCAAAATGGTTGTGCGTTTGGAATGATACTTCCAGATGTTGTCATGTTATCTCTTAAGCCCCTACGGGAGAAGAAACTTTAAACTTttctttacaaaacaaaaagattctGTCTCCGCAAGCTTCAATTTGATGGTCCACTTCTTCAAACGTCGAGAAATGCGGAAGTATCAATGGTACACCTCACTTAGAACTCTTGTGCCTTGGTGCGTGGAGCCTAAAACGAATTGTAAccgcaaaaacaaacatttgtctTCCGCGCCGAAACGACCTCCACCACTTGGAACACGATCTGCCGCCCGCTCGAAGCTCGCAGGAAACGATCCGTAACGTCTGTGGTCGTCGGGGTGTCGGAATTACACGAAACAATcgctaaaacgaaacaaataaacacgtaGTCGGTAGTCGTTCAcaagttcgtttgtttgtcacTAATCTCACTCACCCTTGCAGTCAGCGCACCGTGCAGGAGACGAAAGGATGGGACGTCTTCCGGGATCCACCAATCAAGGAGGATACGGGCTCGATGGCCGACCAGGCCTGCCTCGATCTGACGATCAAGATCCTGAAGATCTTCGCCTACCTTATCACGTTCGTGATCGTGCTGGTGGGCGGCGTGGTGGCGAAGGGATGCGTACTGTTCATGTCGTCGCAGTTGCGGCGCGACCGGAAGATCACCTACTGCAACCGGGACTTGGCGCGCGATAAGTCGTTCGTGGTCTCGCTGCCCGAGGAGGAGCGGATAGCGTGGATGTGGGCGCTGATGATCGCGTTCGCCGTGCCCGAGATCGGCACGTTCATCCGGTCGACGCGTATCTGCTTCTTCAAGTCGATGAAGAAACCGCTCAAGTCGCACTTTCTGCTCGTCTTCCTGATGGAGTCGTTCCACACCATTgggctggtgctgctgttctTCGTCGTGCTGCCGGAGGTGGACTCGGTGAAGGGAGCCATGTTGACGAACTGCTTGTGTGTTATACCAGGTATGTACCAGAGCCAGGCTTTTCACACagggaaacaaaaccaaagttAACGAATGCCTTCTCATCGACAGGTATGTTGGGATTATTCTCCCGCACCAACAAGGAAGGCCAGCGGGCGGTCAAATCGATCGTAGACCTCGCTGCCATTGCCGCGCAAATCACCGGCTTTGTCGTGTGGCCACTGCTGGAAAACCGTCCCGTCCTCTGGTTGATCCCCGTGTCGGCCCTGCTGACGTCGTGCGGCTGGTGGGAAAACTATGTGTCCCCGCAGAGTCCGttctcgttcgttcgctcgctcgGCCGCGTCAAGGAGGATCTCAAGCAGACGCGCTACTTCACCTACATGTTCCTGTCCGTGTGGAAGATCCTTCTGCTGTTCTGCTTTGTGCTGGGAATCCTCTTCGTTCGAGGGGATGAGGTGGCTAACCTATTCTCCCTCTTCGGTGCCGGGTACGGACCGCACAAGATCGTCGTGGAGGAGGTTGCCCTTCCGTTCAGTTCGGCCCTGCCCGATCTGGTAGAGGCTGCCCAGGCCGTGGACACGGTTGACATCGACGCGGCATACAGCACGGTCACGTACGTGCTCATCATTCAGATATTGGCCGCTTACTTGTGCTACATTTTCGGCAAGTTCGCCTGTAAGATTCTGATCCAAGGCTTCAGCTACGCGTTCCCCGTGAATCTGACCGTTCCGGTCGCCATTTCCCTACTGATCGCCGCGTGCGGTATCCGCAACGATGATCCGTGCTTCTTCCACGGCTCCATCCCGGCCTATCTGTTCTTCGAGAGCCCGCCAGTGTTCCGGCTGAGCGATTTCGCGTCACGCCAGATGGCCTGGGCCTGGCTGCTGTGGCTGCTGTCGCAGACCTGGATAACGCTGCACATCTGGACACCCAAGTGCGAACGTCTGGCCAACACGGAGAAGCTGTTCGTGACGCCGATGTACAGCGCGCTGCTGATCGATCAATCCATGGCGATGAACCGCCGAAGGGACGATCAGGCCGATGTGAAGACGGAAGATTTGGCCGAAATCGAGAAGGAGAAGGGTGACGAGTACTACGAGACCATTTCGGTGCATACGGACGGTTCGGCGCTGCCCCGGCCGAGCGTAAAGTCGTCGGACCATATCACTCGCATCTACGCCTGCGCCACCCTCTGGCACGAAACGAAAGAGGAGATGATGGTGTTCCTGAAGTCTATCATGCGCATGGACGAGGACCAGTGCGCCCGACGTGTGGCCCAGAAGTATCTACGCATCGTTGATCCGGACTACTACGAGTTTGAAAGTACGTCCACCGAGCACGATCCTTGTGCACCGACAGGTTCCCTTATTcacgtttcgtttgttttccagcTCACATCTTCTTCGATGACGCGTTCGAAATATCCGACCACAGCGACGACGACATTCAGTGCAACCGGTTCGTGAAGATCCTGATCGACACCATCGATGAGGCCGCCTCGGAGGTGCACCAGACGAACATTCGTCTGCGCCCGCCGAAGAAGTACCCAACGCCGTACGGTGGACGCTTGGTGTGGACACTGCCCGGCAAAACGAAGATGATCGCACATCTGAAGGACAAGGATCGCATCCGGCACCGTAAGCGGTGGTCACAGGTGATGTACATGTACTATCTGCTCGGACACCGGCTGATGGAGCTACCGATTTCCGTCGACCGGAAGGAGGTGATGGCGGAGAATACCTACCTGCTGACGCTGGACGGCGATATCGACTTCAATCCGAGCGCGGTCACGCTGCTGGTCGATCtgatgaagaagaacaagaactTGGGCGCGGCTTGCGGTCGCATTCATCCGATCGGGTCCGGACCGATGGTGTGGTACCAGAAGTTCGAGTACGCTATCGGCCATTGGTTGCAGAAGGCGACGGAACATATGATCGGTTGTGTACTTTGTAGCCCTGGTTGCTTCTCGCTGTTCAGAGGTAAGTCAGGACGAGTGTAAAACCCCTTAGAGTCCCTTGCTCACTGTTGTTGGCATCACCCTCTCATTACAGGAAAAGGTTTGATGGATGATAATGTAATGCGTAAGTACACGACACGATCGGATGAGGCTCGGCACTACGTGCA from Anopheles coustani chromosome 3, idAnoCousDA_361_x.2, whole genome shotgun sequence harbors:
- the LOC131258514 gene encoding chitin synthase chs-2 isoform X1, which produces MSAIRHRPLANGPNESDDNFSDDESTPLTHDIYGGSQRTVQETKGWDVFRDPPIKEDTGSMADQACLDLTIKILKIFAYLITFVIVLVGGVVAKGCVLFMSSQLRRDRKITYCNRDLARDKSFVVSLPEEERIAWMWALMIAFAVPEIGTFIRSTRICFFKSMKKPLKSHFLLVFLMESFHTIGLVLLFFVVLPEVDSVKGAMLTNCLCVIPGMLGLFSRTNKEGQRAVKSIVDLAAIAAQITGFVVWPLLENRPVLWLIPVSALLTSCGWWENYVSPQSPFSFVRSLGRVKEDLKQTRYFTYMFLSVWKILLLFCFVLGILFVRGDEVANLFSLFGAGYGPHKIVVEEVALPFSSALPDLVEAAQAVDTVDIDAAYSTVTYVLIIQILAAYLCYIFGKFACKILIQGFSYAFPVNLTVPVAISLLIAACGIRNDDPCFFHGSIPAYLFFESPPVFRLSDFASRQMAWAWLLWLLSQTWITLHIWTPKCERLANTEKLFVTPMYSALLIDQSMAMNRRRDDQADVKTEDLAEIEKEKGDEYYETISVHTDGSALPRPSVKSSDHITRIYACATLWHETKEEMMVFLKSIMRMDEDQCARRVAQKYLRIVDPDYYEFETHIFFDDAFEISDHSDDDIQCNRFVKILIDTIDEAASEVHQTNIRLRPPKKYPTPYGGRLVWTLPGKTKMIAHLKDKDRIRHRKRWSQVMYMYYLLGHRLMELPISVDRKEVMAENTYLLTLDGDIDFNPSAVTLLVDLMKKNKNLGAACGRIHPIGSGPMVWYQKFEYAIGHWLQKATEHMIGCVLCSPGCFSLFRGKGLMDDNVMRKYTTRSDEARHYVQYDQGEDRWLCTLLLQRGYRVEYSAASDAYTHCPEGFNEFYNQRRRWVPSTIANIMDLLMDYKRTIKINDNISLLYIFYQMMLMGGTILGPGTIFLMLVGAFVAAFKIDNWTSFYYNIIPILLFMLVCFTCKSNIQLLVAQILSTVYALIMMAVIVGTALQLGEDGIGSPSAIFLIAMTSSFFIAACLHPQEFWCIASGIIYLLSIPSMYLLLILYSIINLNVVSWGTREVVAKKTKKELEQEKKDAEEAAKRVKQKSLLGFLQGNVGNGSDEEGSIDISIAGLFRCLLCTHGKTTDEKAQLIHIADALDAITKKIENLEKHIDPHGHHTRKRTASAGSKDHHLGSVAEDTEDDDEDEESETSTLQRDERDFLTNPYWIEDPDLKKGEVDFISSTEIQFWKDLIDQYLYPIDQNKEEQARIAHDLKELRDSAVFGFIMINALFVLIVFLLQLNKDNIHVKWPLGVKTNITYDEATQEVTISKEYLQLEPIGLVFVFFFALILIIQFVAMMFHRFGTLSHILASTELNWACNKKPEELSQDALIDKHAVEIVKNLQRLQGIDGDYDNDSGSGPDRIARRRTIQNLEKARQPRRQIGTLDVAFKKRFLKLTADENNTATPILTRRMTMRRETIRALEVRKNSVMAERRKSQMQTLGANNEYGITGGNNNGPARPTRISNAGVSVKDIFNVNGGPGGDIYGVTGQVNQAYEPVIEDDDGNSLRMQPRNQVTWGNNGNARL
- the LOC131258514 gene encoding chitin synthase chs-2 isoform X2, yielding MSAIRHRPLANGPNESDDNFSDDESTPLTHDIYGGSQRTVQETKGWDVFRDPPIKEDTGSMADQACLDLTIKILKIFAYLITFVIVLVGGVVAKGCVLFMSSQLRRDRKITYCNRDLARDKSFVVSLPEEERIAWMWALMIAFAVPEIGTFIRSTRICFFKSMKKPLKSHFLLVFLMESFHTIGLVLLFFVVLPEVDSVKGAMLTNCLCVIPGMLGLFSRTNKEGQRAVKSIVDLAAIAAQITGFVVWPLLENRPVLWLIPVSALLTSCGWWENYVSPQSPFSFVRSLGRVKEDLKQTRYFTYMFLSVWKILLLFCFVLGILFVRGDEVANLFSLFGAGYGPHKIVVEEVALPFSSALPDLVEAAQAVDTVDIDAAYSTVTYVLIIQILAAYLCYIFGKFACKILIQGFSYAFPVNLTVPVAISLLIAACGIRNDDPCFFHGSIPAYLFFESPPVFRLSDFASRQMAWAWLLWLLSQTWITLHIWTPKCERLANTEKLFVTPMYSALLIDQSMAMNRRRDDQADVKTEDLAEIEKEKGDEYYETISVHTDGSALPRPSVKSSDHITRIYACATLWHETKEEMMVFLKSIMRMDEDQCARRVAQKYLRIVDPDYYEFETHIFFDDAFEISDHSDDDIQCNRFVKILIDTIDEAASEVHQTNIRLRPPKKYPTPYGGRLVWTLPGKTKMIAHLKDKDRIRHRKRWSQVMYMYYLLGHRLMELPISVDRKEVMAENTYLLTLDGDIDFNPSAVTLLVDLMKKNKNLGAACGRIHPIGSGPMVWYQKFEYAIGHWLQKATEHMIGCVLCSPGCFSLFRGKGLMDDNVMRKYTTRSDEARHYVQYDQGEDRWLCTLLLQRGYRVEYSAASDAYTHCPEGFNEFYNQRRRWVPSTIANIMDLLMDYKRTIKINDNISLLYIFYQMMLMGGTILGPGTIFLMLVGAFVAAFKIDNWTSFYYNIIPILLFMLVCFTCKSNIQLLVAQILSTVYALIMMAVIVGTALQLGEDGIGSPSAIFLIAMTSSFFIAACLHPQEFWCIASGIIYLLSIPSMYLLLILYSIINLNVVSWGTREVVAKKTKKELEQEKKDAEEAAKRVKQKSLLGFLQGNVGNGSDEEGSIDISIAGLFRCLLCTHGKTTDEKAQLIHIADALDAITKKIENLEKHIDPHGHHTRKRTASAGSKDHHLGSVAEDTEDDDEDEESETSTLQRDERDFLTNPYWIEDPDLKKGEVDFISSTEIQFWKDLIDQYLYPIDQNKEEQARIAVDLKELRNKSVFAFFMFNALFVLIVFLLQLNKDKLHIIWPLGVKTNITYDEVTAEVTISKEYLQLEPIGLVFVFFFALILIIQFVAMMFHRFGTLSHILASTELNWACNKKPEELSQDALIDKHAVEIVKNLQRLQGIDGDYDNDSGSGPDRIARRRTIQNLEKARQPRRQIGTLDVAFKKRFLKLTADENNTATPILTRRMTMRRETIRALEVRKNSVMAERRKSQMQTLGANNEYGITGGNNNGPARPTRISNAGVSVKDIFNVNGGPGGDIYGVTGQVNQAYEPVIEDDDGNSLRMQPRNQVTWGNNGNARL